In Leisingera sp. NJS204, the DNA window TCGACATGATGCTGGGGGCGTTGAACTGCCCGTTCGGCACAGGCCATATGGGGGTTACAGCTGAAAATGTCGCCGATGAGCACGGAATTACGCGCGCCCAGATGGATGAATTTTCCGTCACCAGCCAGACCCGCGCGGCGGCAGCAATCGAGGCCGGGCATTTCAAATCGCAGATCGCGCCGGTTGAGGTGAAGGTAAAGCGCGACATGGTGCCGTTCGAGGTGGACGAGCATCCCAAAGCCACCACTCTGGATGTTCTGGGCGGGCTTAAAGCGGTGTTCCAGAAAGACGGCCGGGTTACCGCCGGCAATGCCAGCGGGATCAACGATGGTGCGGCGGCGGTGGTGCTGGCCACGGCCTCCGCCGCAGAAAAGGCGGGTCTGAAACCCAAGGCGCGGATCCTGGGCTATGCCCATGCCGGTGTGCGTCCCGAGGTGATGGGGATCGGCCCGGTTCCGGCCGTGCGTAACCTGTTCGAAAAGACCGGCCTTTCGGCGGGCGATTTCGACGTCATTGAATCGAACGAGGCTTTTGCCTCGCAGGCGCTGGCGGTGAACAAGGAACTGGGGCTGGACCCTGCCCGGGTGAACCCGAACGGCGGAGCGATTGCCCTGGGTCATCCGGTGGGGGCAACCGGCGCTATCATCACCTTGAAAACGCTTTATGAATTGGAGCGGATCGGCGGATCGAAAGGTCTGATCACGATGTGCATCGGCGGTGGTCAGGGCATCGCATTGGCA includes these proteins:
- a CDS encoding acetyl-CoA C-acyltransferase family protein → MTDIVILDGARTAIGTFGGALAGTAPIDLAATVSKAALQRSGVEGGQIGHAVFGHIINTEPRDMYLSRVAAMQAGVPDAVPAMNVNRLCGSGVQAIISAFQSLAMGDAEFALAGGAENMSRSPYILQQSRWGAKMGDVKSLDMMLGALNCPFGTGHMGVTAENVADEHGITRAQMDEFSVTSQTRAAAAIEAGHFKSQIAPVEVKVKRDMVPFEVDEHPKATTLDVLGGLKAVFQKDGRVTAGNASGINDGAAAVVLATASAAEKAGLKPKARILGYAHAGVRPEVMGIGPVPAVRNLFEKTGLSAGDFDVIESNEAFASQALAVNKELGLDPARVNPNGGAIALGHPVGATGAIITLKTLYELERIGGSKGLITMCIGGGQGIALAIERL